Below is a genomic region from Eremothecium sinecaudum strain ATCC 58844 chromosome V, complete sequence.
ATTAATTATACACATACAATGCAAGAGTTTGAAAGGTTTGCAGAAGCTGAGGAGTACGGTAGTCCACTTGAGTACGGTAGATCTTACGAAGAAGAGGACGAGCTATATGGCTACTTGAGCATGGGACAGCCCTCCAAGATTGGCATGGGCGCCATTGAAGACGATATTTTCTCTCTAGATCAGGACGGCTTTGTCACCAATGTTACACCCGCCGTTAGTAATACGGCTGCGACTAGCGGAAATATTAAACCAAGACTGATACACATTACTAATGGGTGCGAAATACAGTCGAACATAGAATTTGCGAACGCCGCGCAGGACAATTACAGGTTGTGGTTAACGCGCGTTTAAGGTGCAGCATGGGAACTTTTGCACCTCGTGGGGCAACGGATGGGATAATTACTGTTGTAAGCATATGTACGGTctataaaaaaaaaatcaataATTTGAATAAGATGCCTCTTCGTCGCAAACACAGACGCGACAGGAGTGAAACATGTATTACGTGGATTCACTAACTAATTAAACTTGGAGTAGAGAACTAGTAGTATTAGTAGGATTAGGACTGCGATTATAGCATAAGAAATGAACTTGTTGGCGACCAGCCGCCTGCTCATTGACTTCAAGGTTCGCACCGACTTGTCTATGTATGCATCTGCCTGAAACAGGTTCTGGCGGGTGTTTTCCAACGTTTCTCGTTGCATGCGCAAATCACTCATGATTTGGTTACCGACATCTTCAGTTTCGTTTGCAAGCCTGGTGGCGTCAACAAGTTTGCTGCCAGATCTCTGTAAAATAGCGTGGCTTGATAAGAGCTGCTGGCGCTGATCATCTTCCAGCGAAGGGCTGTGGCTGGAGAGGAGGGAGTCCCTATTCCTGGTGTCGACTAGTTCCTGAAGAGTCTGCTTTACTGAATTCAGATCCTTGCGGAAGTCGCGAAGCCGCGCCTTCAGCGTTGCGCGCTGTTGTGGATCGGACACGGAGTTATTGACCTCCACATCCATCTGATCTAGAATGTCGAACAGTTCATCTTTGTGTTGTTCGATGGATTTGAGTGTGCTATTGCGCTCCGGTAGAGGCTCCGATGCAGCTTGTTGGAGGAGAGTCTTACATTGTTGGATGGTTGTCTGGAACTCAGAATCGTAGGTACTTAGCAGGGATGACATGTCGCTGGGGGTGGGCGCAAGTCCTTTGTATTCGTGTGCTTATAGTGCCGACGTAGCTTTATGTACTAGTATCAATTTAACGCAACCCTTCAAAATGGTCTACAAGGAGAAATGAAGGTCACGTGCTACCGCTTGTGTTACTACCGCCAGGGCAGGTATAGGACGAGGGAGCTGAAATGATTCGTAGACTACATAAGATCTGTCGTGCCGCTGACCTAGTGTTGATAATAATCTCTTCTTTGTAGGTTCTTTTCCGCCAGTTGGGCGCTTTAAATTACTCATTAACTATGTAAAATTTGTTAACGCTCTCTCTTCATATTGACACGACAGAGAAACGAAGACATATATCGTGCCAAACCGTCATGCTAGGACGCCTATTGCCAAGATCCTCAAATAAAATTCCATACACGGCCCTCCTAAGGACCCAGAAAACCTACCCTTCTCCTCTCTATAAGCGGTCGCCTTTACTCGCCAAACGCTATCATTATGTTTTGCAGAAACCAAAAAAAGGAGAAGAACTCAATGTTACATTCATCCTAAAAGATGGCTCACAAAAGACCTTCCAAGTTTGTGAGGGTGATTCCGTACTCGATATAGCACAAAGCAACAACCTGGACATGGAGGGCGCTTGTGGTGGATCATGTGCTTGCTCAACATGTCATGTAATTGTTGATCCTGATTACTATGATTTGTTGGAAGAGCCAAACGATGACGAAAATGATATGTTGGATCTTGCATATGGTCTGACCGAAACAAGTCGGTTGGGTTGCTGCATAAAGATGAATAAAAAAATTGATGGAATAAGACTCGCTCTCCCTGCAATGACTCGCAATGTGAATCTGTCTGACTTTGAATAATTGGAAACTGTCCAAGCACCTGTATATAGACGCTCAGGCCTGAGCAACTCCGAGTTACCTTTTAGTATATATATCCCATAGTCTTATGTGTTTCGTCTGGAGTGATATTTAGCCATTATTTATTCATTCTCTACTTTGTTGACTTTTTTAGTCCTTTCAATTGTTAATTGGCTTTAGCTCCTTTGTTTATTATGGTTATAACCCGATTAACTCATAAGGGTGACCCATTGGCATCCGGTTAGGTGTTTGGAAGATAGATAGGGTATCAATTGGGTAAATTGATAGTTGGTTGAGGTGCTCAGATACCAAATCTGAAATCAGACTAGTTATTAAATATCTGCCGCAAAGCTGACACGATTTTGAAACACCTTAGACACCAACACAAAAACATGAGCAAATCTCGAATCCCGTCGATTAGTGTCAAAAGACCTCATGGGGCCAGTGATTTGGATTCTCAACTGCCTCGGTATAAAAAAGCTGCTACGAAAAGCCCACTAGCAGAAATCACGAATACAGCAGGTTCATCACCACAAGTTTTAGATATAAATTGCAATATGTCCGCTAAGACGGCATTCACACCCACGACGACTAGCCATAGTGCTAGACTTATGAATAAGTACTATTATGGTGATCCTCGGGTGATTGAGGAGGTCAAGAGAAGGGAACGTAAGGTTTTGAAGGATATCCAGCATTTCCGGAAAGGCATCGATGACATAGAGAAAGATATGACAGAGATGCAGAAAAGAACGATACCAGAACTTCGATATGACCTGAATAAAAAAGCAACCGTCTTTAAAGATTTGCGAGCTGATATGTCGCAGATTGATACGAAGTTGGAGTTATTAAATAACAAATGTAATGTTATGAGGGCAAATAATGAGTTAGCGCTAAAGAATATTACTTTAGAGCAGGACCTGGAGGTACAGAAGTTAGAGAATGAGTTAGACCAGGAAATTAATACTAAAAGGGAAGAATGGGAACTTAAGTTACTGTCCTTGGAGAACATGAAACCAGAAGAAGGCCTGACTAAGGAAATAGAGGAACTGAAGTTAGGAAAGGCTGCATTAGAGCATAATTGGGATGCATTACAAAGAGCAAATATAGAGAAATGCAAGGAATATGAAAAGACTTTGGAAAAGGAATTTAGTGAGTTTAAAGATCAAAAGATGGCGCTGTTCCAAGAGCTTTCAATCAAGTTTGAACTTCTATCACAGGAACTAAACGACAAGCAAATATACGCTGACAAAATTAGCGATTCTATAGATGAGTGTAAGATGGAAAAGGAAAAGGTAGAGAGAGAAATTGAGGCATGTATGAAGGAGTTACATTTATCTGAAGGTAGTATTCATCCACTTGAAAAGCAGTCCAGACACTTGCAGGAGGAATTAGAAAATGAAAGAAAACAGACTGCTTTAGTCGCGGAGAAAACGGCAGAAGTGGAGGCTGAGCATGAGTTCTTGTTTTCGAAAATGGAAGAACAGCAGCTAAGTCGCAAGAAGATAGAAAATACAATTGAAGAGCTACGCGGGTGCATTCGCTGCTTTGCATATGTAGACGATTCTGTGCTACCATGTGCTGTTGATTATTCTTCTAGAACTATTACAACCAGAGACTCCAAACAGTTTTCATTTAGCAAGATTATTCCACAACAAATTTTGTCTGCAGAGGACTTGTTCGAACAAGAGTGCCAGGCTTATATGGATATGTGCCTACAAAACCGCTACGATAGCACCATAATATCGCTACAGCAAGATAAGGACAATTCCATAATTAGTGTTTTCATAAAATGGTTAATGGGACAAGTTTATGATCACGCGGAGTTTCAGTGCGTTATGTTATCCGAAAAGTCGGTGTCATGCGATATGATACTTCCTGGAAACAGTTCTCCAAACCATTCCGATAACAGCGAAATTAAGGTGGTGATCGACGACAATTCTGTAGCTTTTGAATCTAGATCAGTGGTAATTACCTCGAAAGAGAATTCTCTGACTGTCATCAACCAGTTGAAAAAGAAAACTAGTGAACAAAGTGTTATTATACTGAAGTTTAAAATATGGCATGATGAGCAATCTTCACATAATGTACATTTTGTCGACGTACCGAAAGATATGTCCCACTGCCTACAAAAATCATCCGCATCGCCGGTGTCATCGAACAGGTCATCGTTGGCATCGTTGGCATCATCGTCACCACTCTCATCATCTAGCTCTCCAATCAGCGTTATCCTACGTAAATTGTTGACGAATACAAAGCCACTTATATTGCTATCACTAAAATACGAGGACTACAGTTTGTTAGACATCGCGCAACAAGTTAGTCGGCAGAAACGAATTTCATGTTAATAAAAAACAAATAAAATACGGAGATAAAAGCCTCTGAGTAGTAATGATACaaaaatataaatatatagTGTACGGTTTTTTGTTAGTTTTTAATCGGTGTCTACGCGTCAATGCTAATTAGAGCCTAGATTGATTATTACTATTCCTTAGTAAGTATATCCCTTATCAACCAGTTCAGCTCCTCTTTTGTACCCATATTACGTTCATCAACAGGAGTAAAGGTAGGTTTGTCCTCCAGAAATTGTGGCAAGTCATCGATAGGACTTTTAAAGTGAACTaattcatcatcatttaTCAGGCGACTTGCGTTCAATCTAAAGAATGCACCCGTTGGTTCTACCAAATTCGGATAAATTGTAAACGTCTCCTGCAAGTCTTCATTACTTAAGGAAATCAGCTTATTCTTAGAATCATTAGTTTCCGAAACCTCGCCTATCGGTTGTTGAAACCCATAATGGTTCAAATCGTAATAGTCAGAGTATTTTTTCTCTCTGTATCTAACAGTGTTAATAGCAGACTCCACGATTGTTTTGAGATAATATTCTAGCGCTAGGGACAGTATTTCAACACATCGACCATCAACAGCACCCACCAATCCATGTTCACGAGCTGCGCTAACCATCCGAAGATATAAAGTATCATTATCTGGCAAAGAATAACTCTCCGTAGCCAAAGGAGCAGACAGACCACTAACAATCTCCTGGGACCATTCCAGAGGTGTATTTAGGTTGTGCGCTTTAACTCTTTTTAGGGTTTCTTGATTCGTTACGATTGGTATTTTTGGAATATTTGCCAGACGATTTTGTAACACTGAACATAAAACAAAACCCCTCTTCCCGGTTTCTTTGGTAATTTCCTTTAACCTCTGTCTATCCTTCATCGGTAGAGACATGACAATCTTCTTATATGTCTCTATCTGCGAATTGTGCTTATTTATACGCTTTTTATTCTGATATGCTGTACCATTTTGGAACCCCCACGAGTCAGACGACTTAGACCCCATGGGAGAATCTCGAAGTGCATTAGTCAACATCGCCAGCAGAAGTTGGTTATGCAATCGTACCAGTAGAGGACGGCTCACTGCCGGCGAACTAGATTCAGTTGCAGACTGTGTAGGAGTCAACAAAAGATCCAGCTCCTGAACCAGCTCCTTCCTAGAAAGTTTTCCCAGAATGAAAAGACTGATAATTTGCGCGTACTTAGACCAAGTTTCCTTGCCCAGCAAACCGCTAAACTCCGCAACCATCTCTTCTAGATCAAGTCTTTTGTGCGATCCAGTTGCAGAGGCAGAATTTGCCCCATCATTACCTCCAAACCCTGAACTAGCATTACTTAGCCCTCCACCAGACTCTTGTGATCCTTTACCAACATTCATTCCTTCTCTTCCACTTTCATCTACATTCGTTAACCCATGATCATTATTTCCACTACCACCCAATTGACCGCCAACAATAGACGCATGCCGCGGAGATTGAACAACTGACATATTCACCTTTATAACCACTACTAAACTAGCCTTTTAAGCTCTATAATCTTCTGCACGTGATAATATATTTCAACTAGTTATTCTCACCTTATTGATCACAAATTAAGGTGGCACACCGAATGAACAACCAATAACTCTAAAATTTAAGGAAAAAAACTAGTATAAGAGCAAATATCCCGTATTCAACAATAAATTACTAGGACTAGGGTTATAGCTTCTCATAAACGGTGTAATCTCCGTTAAATTTGGTTGTATTCGACTATTTCTATGTTCTCTTTTCAGTTGTCGATATTAAAACCTTTGAGAAATCGTAGTACGTACAAAGCTATTTACACCAACTACTTAACTATATGATTAAGAAATTGGGTGTCGATGGTGTCGTTGTACTTGCGGTAGGGTGAGGGGGTGCCCAATAAATCACTATCTTTGGATGTACTTGGAGTTGTGTTTAAAATGGAGCTGTTCCTGCTCTTTAAAAGGTCTTCAAGTTCATTAATGCGCGACTCATACTGAATTTGGGATTGTAATAACTCATCTCGAAGTTTGCGGTCATTCTCTTCCTTTGATATGGTGAGATCTACAATCTGCGCTTCTAACTTGGCTATAAGGTTCTGATAGTAGGGCTGATTTTGGCTGTTTTTCTTCAAGTTTTTGTATCTTTCGTAGAGATGAGTGTAGTTGTCATATATCATCTTTGATTGTCGTAGCTCCTGGATCAATTCCTGTCGCAGTTCTAGGTACTTTTGACGGTAAGTGTCTTCTTCGTAAGCTTGCTGACGGTGTTTTTGTAAACTCAGGTGGAGGTTACTTAGCTCtttattgttgagggaTAATTGGCCCAAAAGCTTAATATAGTCGTTAGTCCTGTCAATAGTGGTTGTGCGGTAGGAGAGAAGCGGAGAGCCGTTCTCATCGGGAGCACCACTGCTTGAGTGTGGAAATGCACCCGGCAGCCCAGCGGATCGGCTTGGGCCGTCTGCCCGGTTCGCGTGGCTTTCGTTTTGACCAAAAAGACGTGATATTATCGGGTCATCAGGCCTAGGTGGTCTGAAGTTCAGCTCGTTTTTACGCCTGGCATCCATTTTAAACGTATCAGTAATACTATCATCCATCGGGGACCTAGAATCCAATTTTACTGGTTCCATTAGAACTGGTTTTACCAAATCTGGCTCTTCCTCATCAGGCA
It encodes:
- the HFI1 gene encoding Hfi1p (Syntenic homolog of Ashbya gossypii AFL171W; Syntenic homolog of Saccharomyces cerevisiae YPL254W (HFI1)), with the translated sequence MSVVQSPRHASIVGGQLGGSGNNDHGLTNVDESGREGMNVGKGSQESGGGLSNASSGFGGNDGANSASATGSHKRLDLEEMVAEFSGLLGKETWSKYAQIISLFILGKLSRKELVQELDLLLTPTQSATESSSPAVSRPLLVRLHNQLLLAMLTNALRDSPMGSKSSDSWGFQNGTAYQNKKRINKHNSQIETYKKIVMSLPMKDRQRLKEITKETGKRGFVLCSVLQNRLANIPKIPIVTNQETLKRVKAHNLNTPLEWSQEIVSGLSAPLATESYSLPDNDTLYLRMVSAAREHGLVGAVDGRCVEILSLALEYYLKTIVESAINTVRYREKKYSDYYDLNHYGFQQPIGEVSETNDSKNKLISLSNEDLQETFTIYPNLVEPTGAFFRLNASRLINDDELVHFKSPIDDLPQFLEDKPTFTPVDERNMGTKEELNWLIRDILTKE
- the VTI1 gene encoding v-SNARE protein VTI1 (Syntenic homolog of Ashbya gossypii AFL168W; Syntenic homolog of Saccharomyces cerevisiae YMR197C (VTI1)); the encoded protein is MSSLLSTYDSEFQTTIQQCKTLLQQAASEPLPERNSTLKSIEQHKDELFDILDQMDVEVNNSVSDPQQRATLKARLRDFRKDLNSVKQTLQELVDTRNRDSLLSSHSPSLEDDQRQQLLSSHAILQRSGSKLVDATRLANETEDVGNQIMSDLRMQRETLENTRQNLFQADAYIDKSVRTLKSMSRRLVANKFISYAIIAVLILLILLVLYSKFN
- the ATG41 gene encoding Atg41p (Syntenic homolog of Ashbya gossypii AFL166C; Syntenic homolog of Saccharomyces cerevisiae YMR195W (ICY1) and YPL250C (ICY2)), with amino-acid sequence MQEFERFAEAEEYGSPLEYGRSYEEEDELYGYLSMGQPSKIGMGAIEDDIFSLDQDGFVTNVTPAVSNTAATSGNIKPRLIHITNGCEIQSNIEFANAAQDNYRLWLTRV
- the BBP1 gene encoding Bbp1p (Syntenic homolog of Ashbya gossypii AFL172W; Syntenic homolog of Saccharomyces cerevisiae YPL255W (BBP1)), with translation MGFLGDGSEDSTGALKWIFDALLKRRESPSLKYNREFSQDDTNNRTRGLNPPLWENQDLRRPRSHRSNSMDTEFRARFELLPDEEEPDLVKPVLMEPVKLDSRSPMDDSITDTFKMDARRKNELNFRPPRPDDPIISRLFGQNESHANRADGPSRSAGLPGAFPHSSSGAPDENGSPLLSYRTTTIDRTNDYIKLLGQLSLNNKELSNLHLSLQKHRQQAYEEDTYRQKYLELRQELIQELRQSKMIYDNYTHLYERYKNLKKNSQNQPYYQNLIAKLEAQIVDLTISKEENDRKLRDELLQSQIQYESRINELEDLLKSRNSSILNTTPSTSKDSDLLGTPSPYRKYNDTIDTQFLNHIVK
- the YAH1 gene encoding adrenodoxin (Syntenic homolog of Ashbya gossypii AFL169C; Syntenic homolog of Saccharomyces cerevisiae YPL252C (YAH1)), translating into MLGRLLPRSSNKIPYTALLRTQKTYPSPLYKRSPLLAKRYHYVLQKPKKGEELNVTFILKDGSQKTFQVCEGDSVLDIAQSNNLDMEGACGGSCACSTCHVIVDPDYYDLLEEPNDDENDMLDLAYGLTETSRLGCCIKMNKKIDGIRLALPAMTRNVNLSDFE
- a CDS encoding HER156Wp (Syntenic homolog of Ashbya gossypii AFL170C; Syntenic homolog of Saccharomyces cerevisiae YPL253C (VIK1) and YMR198W (CIK1)), which translates into the protein MSKSRIPSISVKRPHGASDLDSQLPRYKKAATKSPLAEITNTAGSSPQVLDINCNMSAKTAFTPTTTSHSARLMNKYYYGDPRVIEEVKRRERKVLKDIQHFRKGIDDIEKDMTEMQKRTIPELRYDLNKKATVFKDLRADMSQIDTKLELLNNKCNVMRANNELALKNITLEQDLEVQKLENELDQEINTKREEWELKLLSLENMKPEEGLTKEIEELKLGKAALEHNWDALQRANIEKCKEYEKTLEKEFSEFKDQKMALFQELSIKFELLSQELNDKQIYADKISDSIDECKMEKEKVEREIEACMKELHLSEGSIHPLEKQSRHLQEELENERKQTALVAEKTAEVEAEHEFLFSKMEEQQLSRKKIENTIEELRGCIRCFAYVDDSVLPCAVDYSSRTITTRDSKQFSFSKIIPQQILSAEDLFEQECQAYMDMCLQNRYDSTIISLQQDKDNSIISVFIKWLMGQVYDHAEFQCVMLSEKSVSCDMILPGNSSPNHSDNSEIKVVIDDNSVAFESRSVVITSKENSLTVINQLKKKTSEQSVIILKFKIWHDEQSSHNVHFVDVPKDMSHCLQKSSASPVSSNRSSLASLASSSPLSSSSSPISVILRKLLTNTKPLILLSLKYEDYSLLDIAQQVSRQKRISC